A genomic region of Streptomyces sp. R33 contains the following coding sequences:
- a CDS encoding VOC family protein, with amino-acid sequence MLRGLTTVSFWAADLDAAKAWYTELLGAGPYFERPGYAEFRLGDYQHELGLIDRRYAPAGAPAEPGGAVVYWHVDDVDVTLEKLLSMGAKQYEPPTERGPGFVTASVVDPFGNVLGFMYNAHYLDVLGERP; translated from the coding sequence GTGTTGCGAGGTCTGACCACCGTCAGTTTCTGGGCCGCCGATCTGGACGCGGCCAAGGCCTGGTACACCGAACTCCTCGGCGCCGGCCCCTACTTCGAGCGGCCGGGGTACGCCGAGTTCCGGCTCGGCGACTACCAGCACGAGCTCGGGCTGATCGACCGCCGCTACGCGCCCGCCGGCGCGCCCGCCGAGCCGGGCGGCGCCGTCGTGTACTGGCACGTCGACGACGTCGACGTGACGCTCGAGAAGCTGCTGTCCATGGGCGCGAAGCAGTACGAGCCGCCCACGGAGCGCGGGCCCGGCTTCGTCACCGCCTCGGTGGTCGACCCGTTCGGCAATGTCCTGGGCTTCATGTACAACGCGCACTATCTCGACGTGCTCGGCGAGCGCCCCTGA
- a CDS encoding NUDIX hydrolase — protein sequence MRTPRQAARIVILSPTGSVFLFRENNIEVGIHWLPPGGGIDPGETPEECVRRELREETGWTDLEPQRLLCTWEHDFTHEGIPVRQHEHIYVTTGPRRDPVPESPDAHWRWLSQQALASLGEPLWPPRLAELLADTPAEPVHLGLVV from the coding sequence ATGAGAACTCCCAGGCAGGCAGCCCGCATTGTCATCCTCTCTCCGACCGGTTCGGTGTTCCTCTTCCGTGAGAACAACATCGAGGTCGGGATCCACTGGCTGCCGCCCGGCGGGGGGATCGATCCCGGGGAGACCCCCGAGGAGTGCGTGCGGCGGGAGTTGCGGGAGGAGACCGGGTGGACCGACCTCGAGCCGCAGCGGCTGCTCTGCACCTGGGAGCACGACTTCACCCACGAGGGGATCCCCGTACGCCAGCACGAGCACATCTACGTCACCACCGGCCCGCGCCGCGATCCCGTCCCGGAATCGCCCGACGCGCACTGGCGCTGGCTGTCGCAGCAGGCCCTGGCTTCGCTCGGGGAGCCGCTGTGGCCGCCGCGGCTCGCGGAGCTGCTGGCCGACACGCCGGCCGAGCCGGTCCACCTCGGGCTCGTGGTCTGA
- a CDS encoding 2'-5' RNA ligase family protein produces MAPDSTDTASRSTPGSTPNTTSGTARYEAGQTGLLVKVPEAEPAVRAWRERLDPSALAGVPAHVTVLFPFLDEHLIDATVHAALAETLGSHRAFDVRFAESRRFPAVLYLAPEPDTQLRLLTRAITDRWPQAQPYGGRFADVVPHLTVAQRQEPEVLAEIEADLARSLPLTTRISSVDLMVHDGVAWRDRASFALRG; encoded by the coding sequence ATGGCACCCGACTCCACCGACACCGCGTCCCGCTCCACGCCGGGCAGCACGCCCAACACCACATCCGGCACGGCCCGGTACGAGGCGGGCCAGACGGGCCTCCTCGTGAAGGTCCCCGAGGCCGAACCAGCCGTTCGCGCATGGCGCGAACGGCTGGACCCCTCGGCCCTCGCCGGGGTCCCGGCGCACGTGACGGTGCTCTTCCCGTTCCTCGACGAGCACCTCATCGACGCCACCGTCCACGCGGCGCTCGCCGAGACCCTGGGCAGCCACCGGGCCTTCGACGTCCGGTTCGCCGAGAGCCGCCGCTTCCCGGCGGTGCTGTACCTGGCCCCCGAGCCGGACACGCAGCTGCGACTGCTCACCCGCGCCATCACCGACCGCTGGCCGCAGGCCCAGCCGTACGGGGGCCGGTTCGCGGACGTCGTCCCGCATCTGACGGTCGCGCAGCGACAGGAGCCGGAAGTACTGGCCGAGATCGAAGCCGACCTGGCGCGCTCGCTCCCCCTCACGACCCGCATCTCGTCGGTCGACCTGATGGTCCACGACGGAGTGGCATGGCGGGACCGGGCGTCGTTCGCACTGCGGGGGTGA
- a CDS encoding ABC transporter permease, giving the protein MRASRKLTPSRLGPRDVLHVGSAGLRSRPTRVFLSALGIAIGIATMIAVVGVSSSSQAELLRELDKLGTNMLVATPGQSMFSGQDTKLPKEAPGMISRIEGVESVGTTGDVAQSVRRSENIPKEETGGIGLKATKDDLLEVLRARMQKGTWLNGATGRYPSVVLGNVSAERLGITEPGQQVFIGGRYFTVIGILDPVPLAPEIERSALIGWEAAEQLLGFDGHPTAVYERSADDRVAAVRSLIAPTANPQSPSTVSVTDPSAALQAKAATEGAFSTLLLGLGGIALLVGGVGVANTMIISVLERRHEIGLRRSLGATKGQVRIQFVTESLLLSGLGGLAGIALGAAATAAYARAGDLPWVVPLWAVTGGFASTLAIGTLAGLYPAVRAARLSPTLALQAG; this is encoded by the coding sequence ATGAGGGCCTCCAGGAAGCTGACCCCGTCCCGCCTCGGCCCCCGGGACGTCCTGCACGTCGGCTCGGCGGGGCTGCGTTCCCGGCCGACGCGGGTGTTCCTGTCCGCGCTCGGGATCGCGATCGGCATCGCGACGATGATCGCGGTGGTCGGGGTGTCCTCGTCCAGCCAGGCCGAGCTCCTGCGGGAGCTCGACAAGCTGGGCACGAACATGCTGGTGGCGACGCCGGGCCAGTCGATGTTCTCGGGGCAGGACACGAAGCTGCCGAAGGAGGCCCCGGGCATGATCTCCCGCATCGAGGGGGTCGAATCGGTGGGCACGACGGGCGACGTCGCGCAGTCCGTACGGCGATCGGAGAACATCCCGAAGGAGGAGACGGGCGGCATCGGCCTCAAGGCCACGAAGGACGACCTGCTGGAGGTGCTGCGCGCCCGGATGCAGAAGGGCACGTGGCTGAACGGGGCCACCGGACGCTACCCGTCGGTGGTGCTCGGGAACGTGTCGGCGGAGCGGCTGGGCATCACCGAGCCGGGACAGCAGGTGTTCATCGGCGGCCGGTACTTCACGGTCATCGGCATCCTGGACCCGGTCCCGCTGGCCCCGGAGATCGAGCGCTCGGCACTGATCGGCTGGGAGGCGGCGGAGCAGCTGCTCGGCTTCGACGGCCACCCGACGGCGGTGTACGAGCGCTCGGCGGACGACCGCGTGGCGGCGGTCCGCAGCCTGATCGCCCCGACGGCCAACCCGCAGTCCCCGAGCACGGTCTCGGTGACGGACCCGTCGGCGGCGCTCCAGGCGAAGGCGGCCACGGAGGGCGCCTTCAGCACGCTCCTGCTGGGGCTGGGCGGGATCGCCCTGCTGGTGGGCGGGGTCGGGGTCGCGAACACCATGATCATCTCCGTCCTGGAGCGCCGCCACGAGATCGGCCTGCGCCGTTCGCTGGGCGCGACCAAGGGCCAGGTGCGCATCCAGTTCGTCACGGAGTCCCTGCTCCTGTCGGGCCTCGGCGGCCTGGCGGGCATCGCCCTCGGCGCTGCGGCCACGGCGGCCTACGCCCGGGCGGGCGACCTCCCCTGGGTGGTCCCCCTCTGGGCGGTGACGGGCGGCTTCGCCTCGACCCTGGCGATAGGCACCCTGGCAGGCCTCTACCCGGCAGTCCGCGCGGCCCGCCTGTCACCGACGCTGGCGCTGCAGGCGGGGTGA
- a CDS encoding ABC transporter ATP-binding protein — MTTTVAAAENRHARAVVELAGVTKEYPDGVKALRGVDLTVLNGELLAIVGPSGSGKSTLLHIVGTLDRPSAGAVAIAGHDIATLSDRALSALRSRHVGFVFQSFHLVPGISAQANVAEGLLYSGLSRAERGRRAARALERVGLGDRMEHRPHELSGGQKQRVAIARAVAGEPDLLLADEPTGALDSASGQSVMELLHELNADGATIAVITHDQEIAASLPRQVRIRDGEIVADLWNTARAEAGAR; from the coding sequence GTGACGACGACAGTGGCCGCTGCAGAGAACCGGCACGCGCGCGCCGTCGTGGAGCTGGCGGGCGTCACCAAGGAGTACCCGGACGGGGTCAAGGCCCTGCGCGGGGTGGACCTCACCGTCCTGAACGGCGAGCTCCTCGCCATCGTCGGCCCGTCCGGCTCCGGGAAGTCCACCCTGCTGCACATCGTCGGCACCCTCGACCGCCCGAGCGCCGGCGCGGTCGCCATCGCCGGGCACGACATCGCGACCCTGTCCGACCGCGCCCTGTCGGCACTGCGCTCACGCCATGTCGGCTTCGTCTTCCAGTCCTTCCACCTCGTACCGGGCATCAGCGCGCAGGCGAACGTCGCCGAGGGGCTGCTGTACTCCGGCCTCTCGCGCGCCGAGCGCGGCCGCCGGGCGGCGCGGGCGCTGGAGCGGGTCGGCCTCGGGGACCGGATGGAGCACCGGCCGCACGAGCTGTCGGGCGGGCAGAAGCAGCGCGTGGCCATCGCCCGGGCGGTGGCCGGCGAGCCGGACCTGCTCCTGGCCGACGAGCCGACGGGCGCACTGGACTCGGCGTCGGGGCAGTCGGTGATGGAGCTGCTGCACGAGCTGAACGCGGACGGGGCCACCATCGCCGTGATCACCCACGACCAGGAGATCGCGGCGAGCCTGCCGCGACAGGTGCGGATCCGGGACGGGGAGATCGTGGCGGACCTGTGGAACACGGCGCGGGCGGAGGCGGGAGCACGATGA
- a CDS encoding peptidoglycan-binding protein produces MRRRMRRRGKWLLGSLAVVLAVSGGGYAVTAQPRGDSDGSKDRRADGLPQQTAPVTRGDLSSGLTVEGTLGYAQERKLAAGGPGVLTWVAGAGTAIERDGRLYEVNGKPVRLMYGSTPVYRPMKTGDKGEDVKQLKRNLQALGYGTGLDPEDGAFTAGTATAVKRWQKAHKAAETGEVGKDDIAFAAGPQRVQKNDTAVGDEPAPGKPVLTLTRTERMVRFQLDVAKAGAAKTGDKVTVNLPGGGKATGKIDSVGSTANPDDPNGGGGGGGAGGGGGGGGGKPKVEVSVSLDNASEIKGPDQSPVSIRLTGETRRGVLSVPVNALLALSGGGFGVQVVENGAVRDVPVELGMFGQGRVEVKGDALKEGMQVGIPKQ; encoded by the coding sequence GTGCGACGCCGCATGAGGCGGCGCGGCAAGTGGCTGCTGGGCTCGCTGGCCGTCGTACTCGCCGTCTCGGGCGGCGGGTACGCGGTGACGGCCCAGCCGCGGGGTGATTCGGACGGTTCGAAGGACCGGCGCGCGGACGGGCTGCCGCAGCAGACGGCTCCGGTCACGCGCGGGGACCTCAGCTCTGGGCTCACCGTGGAGGGCACCCTCGGCTACGCGCAGGAGCGCAAGCTCGCCGCGGGCGGCCCGGGGGTGCTGACCTGGGTCGCCGGCGCCGGCACGGCGATCGAGCGGGACGGGAGGCTGTACGAGGTCAACGGCAAGCCGGTGCGGCTGATGTACGGGAGCACGCCCGTGTACCGGCCGATGAAGACCGGAGACAAGGGCGAGGACGTCAAACAGCTCAAGCGGAACCTCCAGGCCCTCGGGTACGGGACCGGTCTCGACCCGGAGGACGGCGCCTTCACGGCGGGCACGGCGACGGCGGTCAAGCGCTGGCAGAAGGCGCACAAGGCGGCGGAGACGGGCGAGGTCGGCAAGGACGACATCGCCTTCGCGGCCGGCCCGCAGCGGGTGCAGAAGAACGACACGGCGGTCGGCGACGAGCCGGCGCCGGGCAAGCCGGTGCTGACCCTGACCAGAACAGAACGGATGGTCCGGTTCCAGTTGGACGTGGCCAAGGCGGGCGCGGCGAAGACCGGCGACAAGGTCACCGTGAACCTGCCGGGCGGCGGCAAGGCGACCGGGAAGATCGATTCGGTGGGCAGCACGGCGAACCCGGACGACCCGAACGGCGGCGGGGGCGGCGGCGGAGCCGGTGGCGGTGGCGGTGGCGGTGGCGGGAAGCCGAAGGTCGAGGTGAGCGTGTCCCTCGACAACGCCTCCGAGATCAAGGGCCCGGACCAGTCCCCGGTGTCGATCCGGCTGACCGGCGAGACCCGCAGGGGCGTGCTCTCCGTACCGGTCAACGCACTCCTCGCGCTGTCCGGCGGCGGCTTCGGCGTACAGGTCGTCGAGAACGGCGCGGTCCGTGACGTCCCGGTCGAGCTCGGCATGTTCGGGCAGGGCCGCGTCGAGGTCAAGGGGGACGCCCTCAAGGAGGGCATGCAGGTGGGGATCCCGAAGCAGTGA
- a CDS encoding response regulator transcription factor, with amino-acid sequence MRVLVVEDEEFLREMIADGLRRDALAVDEAGDGLEALRRLRLGEYDVLVLDRDLPGLHGDEVCRQVVRERLLTRVLMLTASGTVRDRVEGLGLGADDYLTKPFAYDELLARVLALGRRARPALPPVLERCGIAVDTARRTATRDGHRMALSRKEFAVLEALLRAEGAVLGNDDLIEQVWEEDTSYSTNAVRVTLSKLRAKLGEPPLIETVPGAGYRIAGPETGPGTAKIADPR; translated from the coding sequence ATGCGAGTTCTGGTGGTGGAGGACGAGGAATTCCTCCGGGAGATGATCGCCGACGGGCTGCGCCGCGACGCGCTGGCCGTCGACGAGGCGGGCGACGGCCTCGAGGCCCTGCGGCGCCTGCGCCTGGGCGAGTACGACGTCCTCGTCCTCGACCGCGACCTGCCCGGCCTGCACGGCGACGAGGTCTGCCGGCAGGTCGTGCGCGAGCGGCTGCTGACCCGCGTCCTGATGCTGACCGCCTCCGGGACCGTACGGGACCGGGTCGAAGGGCTCGGCCTCGGCGCCGACGACTACCTGACCAAGCCCTTCGCGTACGACGAGCTCCTCGCCCGCGTCCTGGCGCTGGGCCGGCGGGCCCGGCCGGCCCTGCCGCCGGTGCTGGAGCGCTGCGGCATCGCCGTCGACACGGCCCGCAGGACCGCGACCCGCGACGGGCACCGGATGGCGCTGTCGCGCAAGGAGTTCGCCGTACTGGAGGCACTGCTGAGGGCCGAGGGCGCCGTGCTCGGCAACGACGACCTGATCGAGCAGGTGTGGGAGGAGGACACCTCGTACAGCACGAACGCCGTACGGGTGACCCTCAGCAAGCTGCGGGCCAAGCTGGGCGAGCCGCCGCTGATCGAGACCGTGCCGGGCGCGGGCTACCGGATCGCCGGTCCGGAGACGGGCCCGGGCACCGCCAAGATCGCCGATCCGCGATGA
- a CDS encoding sensor histidine kinase — protein sequence MRAVLHSERARLTALYGSLLVLAGGGLIALINILLRGGLYTRISGAVTTAVPGTAFERAAVEGQPLKAVPAQRLPPGAAEPTQEQLRTWAVTRNLSSAVESATLHELLIVSLVALAVFAVPSIWLAWWMAGRVLRPVGVITETARRLSGENLHERIGLEAPPGELKRLADTFDGMLDRMESLVGAQRRFAANAAHELRTPLAVQRAAAEIGLAGDPPPEKVARIRSKLIGVAESSEHLIESLLLLAVSEEGLETTAPVDLAALVEVELTEAARAGAGPESGPGAGRPDVVRDLAPLVVTGDRALLAHLVRNLLGNAVRHNRPGGRIGVATSADGALTVSNTGPVIDPADVPRLLEPFRRRAERQHIAGEGAGLGLSIVASVARAHGAKLVARANPAPGGGLTVRVRFPVGPAPLRPPPQES from the coding sequence ATGAGAGCAGTGCTCCATTCCGAGCGCGCCCGTCTCACCGCGCTCTACGGCTCGCTGCTCGTCCTCGCCGGCGGCGGCCTGATCGCCCTGATCAACATCCTGCTGCGGGGCGGCCTCTACACCCGCATCAGCGGAGCCGTCACCACCGCCGTCCCCGGCACCGCGTTCGAACGCGCCGCCGTCGAAGGCCAACCGCTCAAGGCCGTCCCCGCCCAGCGGCTCCCGCCCGGCGCCGCCGAGCCCACCCAGGAGCAGCTCCGGACGTGGGCCGTGACCCGCAACCTCTCCTCCGCCGTCGAGTCCGCCACCCTCCACGAGCTGCTGATCGTCTCGCTCGTCGCCCTCGCCGTGTTCGCCGTACCGTCGATCTGGCTGGCCTGGTGGATGGCCGGCCGGGTGCTGCGCCCCGTCGGCGTCATCACCGAAACGGCCCGCCGCCTTTCGGGGGAGAACCTGCACGAGCGGATCGGCCTCGAGGCCCCGCCAGGCGAGCTCAAGCGTCTGGCCGACACCTTCGACGGCATGCTCGACCGGATGGAGAGCCTGGTGGGCGCGCAGCGCCGGTTCGCCGCCAACGCCGCCCACGAGCTGCGGACCCCGCTCGCCGTCCAGCGGGCGGCCGCCGAGATCGGGCTGGCGGGGGACCCGCCGCCGGAGAAGGTGGCCCGGATCCGCTCCAAGCTGATCGGCGTCGCCGAATCCAGCGAGCACCTCATCGAGTCGCTGCTGCTGCTCGCGGTGTCGGAGGAGGGACTGGAGACCACGGCCCCGGTGGACCTGGCGGCCCTGGTCGAAGTCGAACTCACGGAGGCCGCCCGGGCCGGGGCGGGCCCGGAGTCCGGCCCGGGGGCCGGGCGGCCGGACGTCGTACGGGACCTTGCGCCGCTGGTCGTGACCGGTGACCGGGCGCTGCTGGCCCACCTGGTGCGCAACCTGCTCGGCAACGCCGTACGGCACAACCGGCCGGGCGGCCGGATCGGCGTGGCGACCTCCGCCGACGGGGCGCTGACGGTGTCCAACACCGGGCCGGTGATCGACCCCGCCGACGTGCCGCGGCTGCTGGAACCGTTCCGGCGGCGGGCCGAGCGGCAGCACATCGCGGGCGAGGGTGCGGGCCTCGGGCTCTCCATCGTGGCCTCGGTCGCGCGGGCGCACGGCGCGAAGCTGGTGGCGCGGGCCAATCCCGCTCCGGGCGGCGGACTGACCGTCAGGGTCCGCTTTCCGGTGGGACCCGCGCCGCTCCGGCCGCCGCCTCAAGAGTCCTGA
- a CDS encoding L,D-transpeptidase family protein, giving the protein MSKHPRSRSPRTYRAVRSPRRAAIVAALGLLAFGAGWAYTAQDDHRGATAQARTGDRSGGAAAVVGSAKPTGPAKTTGSADPAGDARAAREVRGAPGAPAASGAPGAPGAPGASAAPDDPAHGLADVSDETAARIPATARQLLLVTGKGRDSSESTATLYSRKAAGAGWVRTTESWPAHNGAGGWNSSEREDGDLTTPVGVFTLSDAGGLLAKPPGTKLPYDHNRLFVPTGRGVNGESLAGAFEYVIAIDYNRRTGVSPLDLFKPEGEDKGGGIWLHVDHNGPSQGCIGISKEAMKKLLTTLDPAAKPVIVMGPAGF; this is encoded by the coding sequence ATGAGCAAGCACCCCCGCTCCCGCAGTCCCCGCACGTACCGCGCCGTCCGCTCGCCCCGGCGGGCCGCCATCGTCGCCGCCCTGGGCCTGTTGGCCTTCGGGGCCGGATGGGCGTACACGGCCCAGGACGACCACCGTGGCGCCACGGCCCAGGCCCGGACCGGAGACCGCTCGGGGGGCGCGGCTGCCGTGGTCGGCTCCGCCAAGCCCACCGGGCCCGCCAAGACCACCGGCTCCGCCGACCCTGCAGGCGATGCCCGCGCCGCCCGCGAGGTACGCGGCGCCCCCGGTGCACCGGCGGCATCCGGTGCTCCGGGTGCTCCGGGTGCTCCGGGCGCCTCCGCAGCCCCGGACGACCCCGCCCACGGCCTGGCCGACGTCAGCGACGAGACCGCGGCCAGGATCCCGGCCACCGCCCGCCAGCTCCTCCTCGTCACCGGCAAGGGGAGGGACTCCTCGGAGTCCACGGCGACCCTCTACAGCCGGAAGGCGGCCGGAGCCGGCTGGGTCCGCACCACCGAGAGCTGGCCCGCGCACAACGGCGCCGGCGGCTGGAACTCGTCCGAACGCGAGGACGGGGACCTCACCACACCCGTGGGCGTGTTCACCCTGAGCGACGCCGGCGGGCTGCTGGCGAAGCCGCCGGGCACGAAGCTCCCGTACGACCACAACCGGCTCTTCGTCCCCACCGGCCGGGGAGTGAACGGCGAGTCCCTCGCGGGTGCCTTCGAATACGTCATCGCGATCGACTACAACCGCCGGACGGGGGTCTCCCCGCTGGACCTGTTCAAGCCGGAGGGCGAGGACAAGGGCGGCGGCATCTGGCTCCACGTCGACCACAACGGCCCCTCGCAGGGCTGCATCGGCATCTCGAAGGAGGCCATGAAGAAGCTCCTGACCACCCTGGACCCGGCGGCGAAGCCGGTCATCGTGATGGGACCGGCAGGCTTCTGA
- a CDS encoding LLM class F420-dependent oxidoreductase, giving the protein MARVFAEGRLVYGMQLPIQSQSTIYAEPWEASATAVDLAEVARAADRAGFGYVATCDHVAIPRRLAGPMSTVWYDPVATLAFLAGITEHVRLLSHVAILGLRHPLLSAKQYATLDHLSGGRLILGVGAGHVQEEFEVLGADFARRGALLEETLDALRAALGPEEYPEFEGELFSFKDLGQLPRPAQARIPVWVGGSSPAAVRRAAVRGDGWLPQGDPRDRLPGQIARIKELRAGAGVADPIEFGAITEALYVGEPGWDTGRRTLTGKAEALAESLREYRALGVDQIQVRFRSRDRAELTDQIAAFGAEVGPLLNDR; this is encoded by the coding sequence ATGGCGCGCGTGTTTGCGGAGGGCCGGCTGGTCTACGGGATGCAGCTCCCGATCCAGTCGCAGAGCACCATCTACGCCGAGCCCTGGGAGGCCTCGGCCACCGCCGTCGACCTCGCCGAGGTGGCGCGGGCCGCCGACCGGGCCGGCTTCGGGTACGTCGCCACCTGCGACCACGTCGCCATCCCGCGCCGGCTCGCCGGACCCATGAGCACCGTCTGGTACGACCCGGTGGCCACCCTCGCCTTCCTCGCCGGGATCACCGAGCACGTCCGCCTGCTGAGCCACGTCGCGATCCTGGGCCTGCGCCACCCGCTGCTCAGCGCCAAGCAGTACGCCACCCTCGACCACCTCTCGGGCGGCCGGCTGATCCTCGGCGTCGGCGCCGGCCACGTGCAGGAGGAGTTCGAGGTCCTCGGCGCCGACTTCGCCCGCCGCGGAGCCCTCCTCGAGGAGACCCTGGACGCGCTGCGCGCCGCCCTCGGGCCCGAGGAGTACCCGGAGTTCGAGGGTGAACTGTTCTCCTTCAAGGACCTCGGCCAGCTGCCCCGCCCCGCCCAGGCCCGCATCCCCGTCTGGGTCGGCGGCTCCTCGCCCGCCGCCGTGCGCCGGGCCGCCGTTCGCGGCGACGGCTGGCTCCCGCAGGGCGACCCGCGCGACAGGCTGCCGGGCCAGATCGCCCGGATCAAGGAGCTCCGCGCCGGGGCCGGGGTCGCGGACCCCATCGAGTTCGGCGCGATCACCGAGGCGCTGTACGTCGGCGAGCCCGGCTGGGACACCGGCCGCCGCACCCTCACCGGCAAGGCGGAGGCGCTCGCCGAGTCCCTCCGCGAGTACCGGGCGCTCGGCGTGGACCAGATCCAGGTCCGCTTCCGCAGCCGCGACCGCGCCGAACTGACCGACCAGATCGCCGCTTTCGGGGCCGAGGTCGGCCCGCTTCTCAACGACCGGTGA
- a CDS encoding SDR family NAD(P)-dependent oxidoreductase, with translation MGKLDGRVVVITGAARGQGEQEARLFAAEGAKVLLGDVLDEQGAAVAKEIGEDRARYVRMDVSREEDWAAAVAAAKEAFGPIDGLVNNAGILRFNELVSTPLEEFLQLVQVNQVGAFLGIKTVAPEIEAAGGGTIVNTSSYTGLTGMAYVGSYAATKAAIVGLTRVAALELAAKGIRVNAMCPGAVDTPMANPGLLDPANMSDEARDAMAELYQRVVPMGRVGRPDEIAKLALFLSSEDSSYITGQPFVIDGGWMAGVSIL, from the coding sequence ATGGGCAAGCTGGACGGGCGCGTCGTCGTCATCACGGGTGCGGCGCGCGGCCAGGGCGAGCAGGAAGCCCGCCTCTTCGCCGCCGAGGGGGCCAAGGTGCTCCTCGGCGACGTGCTGGACGAGCAGGGAGCCGCCGTCGCCAAGGAGATAGGCGAGGACCGCGCCCGGTACGTACGGATGGACGTGAGCCGGGAGGAGGACTGGGCGGCCGCCGTGGCCGCCGCCAAGGAGGCCTTCGGCCCGATCGACGGCCTGGTCAACAACGCGGGCATCCTGCGCTTCAACGAGCTGGTCTCGACCCCGCTGGAGGAGTTCCTGCAGCTGGTCCAGGTCAACCAGGTCGGCGCCTTCCTCGGCATCAAGACCGTGGCCCCGGAGATCGAGGCGGCCGGCGGCGGCACCATCGTCAACACCTCCTCGTACACCGGTCTGACGGGCATGGCGTACGTCGGCTCGTACGCGGCGACCAAGGCGGCGATCGTCGGCCTGACCCGGGTGGCCGCGCTGGAGCTCGCCGCCAAGGGCATCCGGGTCAACGCGATGTGCCCGGGCGCCGTGGACACCCCGATGGCCAATCCCGGCCTGCTGGACCCGGCCAACATGAGCGACGAGGCCCGGGACGCGATGGCGGAGCTCTACCAGCGGGTCGTGCCGATGGGCCGGGTGGGCCGGCCCGACGAGATCGCCAAACTGGCCCTGTTCCTGAGCAGCGAGGACTCCTCGTACATCACCGGCCAGCCGTTCGTGATCGACGGCGGCTGGATGGCGGGCGTCAGCATCCTCTAG
- a CDS encoding LLM class flavin-dependent oxidoreductase has translation MEFGLFVQGYVPEARSKVDPEAEHKALVEETEYVIQADKSGFKYAWASEHHFLEEYSHLSANEVFLAYLAHATERIHLGSGIFNPLAPVNHPVKVAEKVTMLDHLSKGRFEFGTGRGAGSHEILGFLPGITDMNATKEIWEETIAEFPKMFLQEEYEGFQGKHWSLPPRKIFPKPYGKAHPAMWYAAGSPSSYAMAAKKGLGVLGFSVQKVSDMEWVLEQYKTAIQEAKAIGAFVNDNVMVTSTAICAETHDKAVEIAVNANMNRFQSLVFRYHDTFPRPEAIPQWPETLPEYNAEIIELLIAEELLICGDPSEVLAQCKRWEQAGADQLSFGLPTGVSYEDTMTTIKLIGEHVIPKIDTDPVHRTTRFRQAV, from the coding sequence TTGGAATTCGGGCTCTTCGTGCAGGGATACGTGCCTGAGGCGCGGTCCAAGGTCGACCCCGAGGCAGAGCACAAGGCGCTGGTCGAGGAGACCGAGTACGTCATCCAGGCCGACAAGTCCGGCTTCAAGTACGCCTGGGCCTCCGAGCACCACTTCCTGGAGGAGTACTCGCACCTGTCGGCGAACGAGGTGTTCCTCGCCTACCTCGCCCACGCCACCGAGCGCATCCACCTCGGCTCCGGCATCTTCAACCCGCTCGCCCCGGTCAACCACCCGGTCAAGGTGGCCGAGAAGGTCACCATGCTCGACCACCTCTCCAAGGGGCGCTTCGAGTTCGGCACCGGGCGCGGCGCCGGCAGCCACGAGATCCTCGGGTTCCTGCCCGGCATCACGGACATGAACGCCACCAAGGAGATCTGGGAAGAGACCATCGCCGAGTTCCCCAAGATGTTCCTCCAGGAGGAGTACGAGGGGTTCCAGGGCAAGCACTGGTCGCTGCCGCCGCGGAAGATCTTCCCCAAGCCGTACGGCAAGGCCCACCCGGCCATGTGGTACGCCGCCGGCTCCCCCTCCTCGTACGCGATGGCCGCGAAGAAGGGCCTCGGCGTCCTCGGTTTCAGCGTCCAGAAGGTCTCCGACATGGAGTGGGTGCTGGAGCAGTACAAGACGGCCATCCAGGAGGCCAAGGCCATCGGCGCGTTCGTCAACGACAACGTGATGGTCACCTCCACCGCGATATGCGCCGAGACGCACGACAAGGCGGTGGAGATCGCGGTCAACGCGAACATGAACCGCTTCCAGTCGCTGGTCTTCCGCTACCACGACACCTTCCCGCGGCCCGAGGCGATCCCGCAGTGGCCCGAGACGCTGCCCGAGTACAACGCGGAGATCATCGAGCTGCTGATCGCCGAGGAACTGCTGATCTGCGGCGACCCGTCCGAGGTGCTCGCGCAGTGCAAGCGCTGGGAGCAGGCGGGCGCCGACCAGCTGTCGTTCGGCCTGCCGACCGGCGTCTCGTACGAGGACACGATGACCACCATCAAGCTCATCGGCGAGCACGTGATCCCGAAGATCGACACGGACCCGGTCCACCGCACGACGCGCTTCCGCCAGGCCGTCTGA